The sequence below is a genomic window from candidate division WOR-3 bacterium.
ATAAAATTCACATCCCAACAATGGTAAGATTTCATTTTACTGAAAGACGCTAATTACTTCCGATACTCCTCAATCATTATCTTAACCATCTCCGCTAAGATTTTTCTGTCGCCACCTTCCTTCTCCTTTTTCCCTATCCATTCTTCAATCTCTCCGGGGGATGGTCTTCCGTTGCTTCCCTTCACCAGACCATAAGTAGCGGAAAGAAACCCGAGATGGATGCGCAAAGAGGTTCTCGTTGCCCCTTTTGTCCGAAAAATTAACCTTTTCACCCTCTCTTTCGCCCGTGCCAAAACCCGGCGGTATCTTTCCCCTCTTTTCCCAAATTTCTTATCTTTTTTGGGAAACTTCACCTTCGCCGCCCAGTTAAAGGCACTAATCGTCATCTTCTTCACCTTGCGCCAAATAACTTGGTCAAGGTTTTCCTTTTGATACTTCTCACTAATCGCGGAAAGCGGGATTGGGGAGAGGTGGGCTAAAGAAGCGAAATATTCCCGGGCGAATTGGAGATACTTCTCTTTTTTCTTTATCCCCTTAGCGAAAAGATAGTCGGCAATCATCTTTAGATAGTGCTCGGGGAAGGAGATGG
It includes:
- a CDS encoding transcriptional regulator; translated protein: MEKRIGEILKRLRQERGFSQREVAQRVSKNLRTIQRLEGGKIKDISLPLILAYLETIGISPLLFFSELLGKEEKKLEIAKRELPISFPEHYLKMIADYLFAKGIKKKEKYLQFAREYFASLAHLSPIPLSAISEKYQKENLDQVIWRKVKKMTISAFNWAAKVKFPKKDKKFGKRGERYRRVLARAKERVKRLIFRTKGATRTSLRIHLGFLSATYGLVKGSNGRPSPGEIEEWIGKKEKEGGDRKILAEMVKIMIEEYRK